In Ruegeria sp. SCSIO 43209, the sequence ATGCGGCGCGGGAGCTGTTACGCGCCGTATTGCGAAGAAAACCAACCCCGCGCGCGTCATTGGTTTTGAGCCGTCGGTAGGCTTTGTGACCGAAGCAAGAGCGCGGGTTGGGGGCCACGACAATGTGGAGTTTGAGGTCGCAGGAGGAGCGTCGCTGCCCCTGGATGATGGCTCGGTTGATAATTTGATAATGCACACGGTGCTTACCCATGTGGAAGATCCTGCACCCCTTTTAGCCGAAGCAGCGCGCGTCCTACGTTCGGGAGGGTGTCTCGTGGTGTGTGACGCTGACTTTTCGAAAGCGTCACTAGGAAACATGCCAGACGATCCTCTGGACGCCTGCGCCAAGATATTTGTTAACGAGTTTGTCACCGACCGATTTGTTGTCGCCAAGCTGCGCGGCCTGGCCTCAAATGCGGGATTCACAGTTGAAGAGTTCAGTCTTCAAAGCAGAAGTATTCTGGACAATGACCAAATGCTCCCCTGGGTCGAAGAAACTGGCAAAGTGCTGATGAAACGCGGTGAAATTGGAGAGGATCTGCACAATGGATTGGTCGCTGAGTATCGCCGTCGTGCAAGAGAACGCACACTTTTTGGCTATCAGTTATTTGCAACACTGATTGCGAGGCGGCCTTAAACTCTTGGCATTCGAGTTGCGACGGTAGACAACAGCCAGCCACCAACTTTACTCCATAAGATGGTTTAGCGAACGCAGCCGAGGTCAAGTGGCAGTTTTGTAGTACGATCAACCCTTTTTGCGCACCACGACGATAAATTGGGTCATCGAAAAGAAGAAGCATCCAACTTTTGCAAGGCCGAACTGCTCGTCAAACCACGATTGCGCCACAGTGGGATCAACATGGTCATTTGCGACAGCGTATTGCTTGATAAGGTGCATCATCATGATTGCGAGGCCATCAGGCT encodes:
- a CDS encoding methyltransferase domain-containing protein translates to MDARQADPTMEKIVSNYLAKLEIAEDSLTVEVGCGAGAVTRRIAKKTNPARVIGFEPSVGFVTEARARVGGHDNVEFEVAGGASLPLDDGSVDNLIMHTVLTHVEDPAPLLAEAARVLRSGGCLVVCDADFSKASLGNMPDDPLDACAKIFVNEFVTDRFVVAKLRGLASNAGFTVEEFSLQSRSILDNDQMLPWVEETGKVLMKRGEIGEDLHNGLVAEYRRRARERTLFGYQLFATLIARRP